Proteins encoded in a region of the Spiroplasma endosymbiont of Amphimallon solstitiale genome:
- a CDS encoding DUF2779 domain-containing protein, whose protein sequence is MKIYKDDYKHFRICRKLSWFLNAKNYALAKHLIEEKKIINFVELTHTKTSSKFKSNLITISDLDDDTFENNYNEEDDSEFYLGETIADGIETGHYAQEYFKVKYSCFNFESEPGNNVIEIINNKEYDVLFEPRFEYQGCVTKCDILKRNNDGWDLIEVKAVTWVKEEHMWDLLYQYDILTKCGIKVVNTYIMYLNNNYVKKEKIDLNELFIVNGSTWQKSPNTKKSFSLFESIQDEILNNNLKLQYENIKNIIKISDIDEIVKLLTLPYCHENSNQFCPHIFKYFSIHNTIFELYRLRKTKKALWYYEEDLLEINDERLLPFLIKSNLHLRQYDVIKNGEKLIDGNKFVDLKIEYKKYQYPIYMYDFETMKSAIPKFKNSKPYQQIPFQYSVHVLLAPDFDFKTYKSIKHYEFLADGNDDPREMLTKKLCHDLINIHGKGTYVAYNQSFEKSVLKKLAYYYPQYKNKLSLIHDGTIDLQDFFKEFKIYKEQFYGSLSIKKTLPAFEPSFSYEGLVIKKGDMASEVFRRRVENNISLTNWIHNFRENMLKYCAQDTLGMVVLFWHVKNIIEMYKAKIEGENYEKI, encoded by the coding sequence ATGAAAATTTATAAAGATGATTATAAGCATTTCCGTATTTGTCGAAAACTTTCATGATTTTTAAATGCAAAAAATTATGCTTTAGCTAAGCATTTAATTGAAGAGAAAAAGATAATAAATTTTGTTGAACTAACTCATACTAAAACAAGTAGTAAATTTAAATCTAATTTAATTACTATTTCTGATTTAGACGATGATACATTTGAAAATAATTATAATGAAGAAGATGATTCTGAATTTTATCTTGGTGAAACAATTGCAGACGGTATTGAAACTGGGCACTATGCTCAAGAATATTTTAAAGTAAAATATTCTTGTTTTAATTTTGAGTCTGAACCGGGTAATAATGTCATAGAAATTATTAATAATAAAGAGTATGATGTTTTATTTGAACCAAGATTTGAATATCAGGGTTGTGTTACTAAGTGTGATATTTTAAAACGAAATAATGATGGTTGGGATTTAATTGAAGTAAAAGCAGTAACTTGAGTTAAAGAAGAACATATGTGAGATTTACTTTATCAGTATGATATTTTAACTAAATGTGGAATTAAAGTAGTTAATACTTATATTATGTATTTAAATAATAATTATGTTAAGAAAGAAAAAATAGATTTAAATGAATTATTTATTGTTAATGGATCAACTTGACAAAAAAGTCCTAATACTAAAAAAAGTTTTAGTCTTTTTGAATCAATTCAAGATGAAATTTTAAATAATAATTTGAAATTACAATATGAAAATATTAAGAATATTATTAAAATTAGTGATATTGACGAAATAGTTAAATTATTAACTTTACCTTATTGTCATGAAAATAGTAATCAATTTTGTCCTCATATTTTTAAATATTTTTCTATTCATAATACTATTTTTGAATTATATCGTTTAAGAAAAACTAAGAAAGCATTGTGATATTATGAAGAAGATTTGTTAGAAATTAATGATGAAAGATTATTACCATTTTTAATAAAGTCTAATTTACATTTAAGACAATATGATGTAATTAAAAATGGTGAAAAATTAATTGATGGCAATAAATTTGTTGATTTAAAAATTGAATACAAAAAGTACCAATATCCAATTTATATGTATGATTTTGAGACTATGAAATCTGCAATACCTAAGTTTAAAAATAGTAAACCATATCAACAAATTCCTTTTCAATATTCTGTCCATGTATTATTAGCACCAGATTTTGATTTTAAAACTTATAAATCAATTAAACATTATGAATTTTTAGCAGATGGCAATGATGATCCAAGAGAAATGTTAACAAAAAAATTATGTCATGATTTAATTAATATTCATGGTAAGGGTACGTATGTTGCTTATAATCAATCATTTGAGAAATCTGTTCTTAAAAAATTAGCTTATTATTATCCTCAATATAAAAATAAATTATCATTAATTCATGATGGTACTATTGATTTACAAGATTTTTTTAAAGAATTTAAAATTTATAAAGAACAGTTTTATGGTTCTCTTTCAATTAAAAAAACTTTACCAGCATTTGAACCTTCCTTTTCTTATGAAGGATTAGTTATTAAAAAAGGAGATATGGCATCAGAAGTTTTTCGTAGAAGAGTTGAAAATAACATTAGTTTAACTAATTGAATTCATAATTTTCGTGAAAATATGTTAAAATATTGTGCTCAAGATACTTTAGGTATGGTAGTATTATTCTGACATGTAAAAAATATTATTGAAATGTACAAAGCAAAAATTGAGGGCGAAAATTATGAAAAAATTTAA
- a CDS encoding ETX/MTX2 family pore-forming toxin — MTKTFETSEQTELKNNTNLEQQLSTQEYDKEVTNTYSVTNTYDVGISEKISIPFEETTFNFNFSYSTTNTNSESVTLKYPSQKINVLPHKKVNIDYYIFLNNTKSDYILTLKLDKSSTFSGNLYYWEGNVNKGWQTYNFYELLTELNKNQFANNCLMYANNNELYYSIPLTLYGKSNELDVTINPEQPI; from the coding sequence TTAACTAAGACCTTTGAAACTTCTGAACAAACAGAACTTAAAAATAATACAAACCTTGAACAACAACTTAGTACACAAGAATACGATAAAGAAGTAACAAATACTTATTCTGTTACTAATACATATGATGTTGGTATAAGTGAAAAAATATCAATACCTTTTGAAGAAACAACCTTTAATTTTAACTTTAGTTATAGTACCACAAATACAAATTCTGAATCAGTAACATTAAAATATCCATCTCAAAAAATAAATGTATTACCTCATAAAAAGGTAAATATAGATTATTATATATTTTTAAATAATACTAAATCTGACTATATTCTAACTTTAAAATTAGATAAGAGTTCAACTTTTTCTGGAAATTTATATTATTGAGAAGGTAATGTTAATAAAGGTTGACAAACATATAATTTCTATGAGCTTCTAACAGAATTAAATAAAAATCAATTTGCTAATAATTGTTTAATGTATGCTAACAATAACGAACTATATTATTCTATTCCATTAACCTTATATGGTAAATCTAATGAATTAGATGTTACAATCAATCCAGAACAACCAATTTAA
- a CDS encoding transposase-like zinc-binding domain-containing protein gives MNKNTVKEILNNLSDKDFIEIFRENKTRIKQIEKKEKFEAVEQKFKEKGIQCPDCSSFLCTKYGSKDYKQRYKCKSCNITFHAFKNHYFYWSHLSHDQWDLLIQIATLGQSAYIISQFINTTNKTAWFNRQKFMKSTQLVKTQNQFVKLKARIEIDETFIKEIHKGNFKDPNDPRKQWIEENAKDLNCCIQMAIDENRNIYAQTTNTKRLNKKWVQENLTSKLIEENSIIVCDMQVLYDTVAKQTKSTIQQFKSKENKELNYKKLSNVSKIQSSLKEFITHYHGIGFTNIQNYLNLWKWKYQHYGLTPYQKSNVLYFSL, from the coding sequence ATGAATAAAAATACAGTAAAAGAAATTTTAAATAATTTGTCTGATAAAGATTTTATTGAGATTTTTAGAGAAAATAAAACTAGAATTAAACAAATTGAGAAAAAAGAAAAATTTGAAGCAGTCGAACAAAAATTCAAAGAGAAAGGGATTCAATGTCCAGATTGTAGTTCTTTTTTGTGTACTAAATATGGTAGTAAAGATTATAAGCAAAGATATAAATGTAAAAGTTGTAATATTACTTTTCATGCTTTTAAAAATCATTATTTTTATTGAAGTCATTTATCTCATGATCAATGAGATTTATTGATACAAATAGCTACTTTAGGTCAATCTGCTTACATTATTTCTCAATTTATTAATACTACAAATAAAACTGCCTGATTTAATCGTCAAAAATTTATGAAATCAACACAATTAGTAAAAACACAAAATCAATTTGTAAAATTAAAAGCTAGAATTGAAATTGACGAAACTTTTATCAAAGAAATTCATAAAGGAAACTTTAAAGATCCAAATGATCCAAGAAAACAATGAATTGAAGAAAATGCTAAAGATTTAAATTGTTGTATTCAAATGGCAATTGATGAAAACCGAAATATCTATGCTCAAACAACAAATACTAAAAGATTAAATAAAAAATGAGTACAAGAAAACTTAACATCGAAACTTATCGAAGAAAATTCAATTATAGTTTGTGATATGCAAGTATTATATGATACAGTAGCTAAACAAACTAAATCCACTATCCAGCAGTTTAAATCAAAAGAAAATAAAGAATTAAATTATAAAAAATTAAGTAATGTCAGTAAAATACAATCAAGTTTAAAAGAATTTATTACTCATTACCATGGCATTGGATTTACCAATATTCAAAATTACCTCAATTTATGGAAATGAAAATATCAACACTACGGATTAACCCCTTATCAAAAATCCAATGTGTTATATTTCAGTTTGTAA
- the fmt gene encoding methionyl-tRNA formyltransferase — translation MKKFKILFMGSSFFSENILKTLLLTMKNEIEIVGVVCQPDRKIGRKQEVVPLAIKQLVQEYQIPVFQPENIIESLKDLQLLNIDVILTCAYGQFLPKAILNLPKYKCLNIHASLLPSLRGGAPIQWAIINGLQTTGITLMKMVSKMDAGAIYVQEQVSIGIEDTYTSLVNKLITLAQNMLIKYLLKIINNEIQEQEQDENKVTFGLNIKRSDEKINWNLSAQLISCHVRGLYNTPIAYTTLNDNIYKIHQVAVTNELSNALPGTIVAINKLGIIVATKTNNIVIKVIQPAGKKEIIAACYYGSKINPIAIGFIFK, via the coding sequence ATGAAAAAATTTAAAATTTTATTTATGGGTTCTTCTTTTTTTTCTGAAAATATTTTAAAAACATTGTTATTAACAATGAAAAATGAAATTGAAATAGTTGGTGTTGTTTGTCAGCCAGATCGTAAAATTGGTCGTAAACAAGAAGTTGTTCCTTTAGCAATTAAACAATTGGTACAAGAATATCAAATCCCTGTTTTCCAACCCGAAAATATTATTGAAAGTTTAAAAGATTTACAATTATTAAATATTGATGTTATTCTTACTTGTGCTTATGGGCAATTTTTACCAAAAGCAATTTTAAATTTACCAAAATATAAATGTTTAAATATTCATGCTTCATTATTACCATCATTGCGTGGTGGTGCCCCTATTCAATGAGCAATTATTAATGGATTACAAACTACTGGTATTACATTAATGAAAATGGTAAGTAAAATGGATGCAGGAGCAATTTATGTTCAAGAACAAGTTTCAATTGGTATTGAGGATACATATACTTCTTTAGTTAATAAGTTGATAACTTTAGCACAAAATATGTTAATAAAATATTTATTAAAAATCATTAATAATGAAATACAAGAGCAAGAACAAGATGAAAATAAAGTAACTTTTGGTTTAAATATTAAAAGAAGTGATGAAAAAATTAATTGAAATCTTTCAGCACAATTAATTTCATGTCATGTTCGTGGATTGTATAATACACCAATTGCTTATACTACGTTGAATGATAATATATACAAAATTCATCAAGTAGCAGTAACTAATGAATTATCAAATGCTCTGCCAGGAACAATTGTTGCAATAAATAAATTAGGTATTATTGTTGCCACTAAAACTAATAACATAGTAATTAAAGTTATTCAACCAGCAGGTAAAAAAGAAATTATAGCAGCTTGTTACTATGGTTCTAAAATTAATCCAATTGCAATTGGTTTTATCTTTAAATAG
- a CDS encoding BspA family leucine-rich repeat surface protein, with protein MFWDAIVFNQDISKWDISKVTDLSLIFQNAIAFNQSLADWNTSNVINMNSMFANALTFNQNISNWNTSNVTNMNKMFFNARSFNQNLSKWNVKKNNRTQ; from the coding sequence ATGTTTTGAGATGCTATTGTCTTCAATCAAGATATTTCAAAGTGAGACATTTCAAAAGTAACAGATTTAAGTCTTATCTTTCAAAATGCCATTGCATTTAATCAAAGTCTTGCAGATTGAAATACATCAAATGTAATAAATATGAATTCAATGTTTGCTAATGCTTTAACATTTAATCAAAATATTTCAAATTGAAATACTTCTAATGTAACAAATATGAATAAAATGTTTTTTAATGCAAGATCATTCAATCAAAATCTTTCAAAATGAAATGTAAAAAAAAATAATAGAACACAGTAA
- a CDS encoding IS256 family transposase, with amino-acid sequence MAKKQNINNNDPISKAVDLLLENTEDLTTVFKEGGLYKELTKRLVEKMLNSEMQNYLGYEKNQHSNTENARNGTSSKKLITQQGKIEIDVPRDRNSDFTPVIVAKRQRRFDGFDQQVLSLYAKGMTLSDIRMQLQELYHGADISESVISQITDDVIDDVKAWQNRPLESVYPIVYFDCIVVKVRQDKRIINKSVYIALGVDLEGKKDVLGLWISENEGAKFWLANFTEMKNRGLNDILIACSDNLTGMSEAIQAVYPKTEHQLCIVHQIRNSLKYVSYKHRKTLVTDLKPIYSACSEEQAMQALESFESKWNKQYPQIAKSWYKNWENLMIFISYPAEIKRVIYTTNAIESVNSQLRKVIRNKKAFPNDMSVFKIFYLAIENITKKWTLPIQNWNTAIAHFMIKFEDRINLN; translated from the coding sequence ATGGCTAAAAAACAAAATATTAATAATAATGATCCAATATCAAAAGCAGTAGATTTATTATTAGAAAATACTGAAGATTTAACAACAGTTTTTAAAGAAGGGGGTTTATATAAAGAATTAACAAAACGTTTAGTTGAAAAAATGTTGAATTCTGAAATGCAAAATTATTTAGGATATGAAAAAAATCAACATAGTAATACTGAAAATGCTCGTAATGGTACAAGTTCAAAAAAATTAATAACTCAACAAGGTAAAATTGAGATTGATGTACCAAGAGATCGCAATAGTGATTTTACTCCTGTAATAGTTGCAAAAAGACAGCGAAGATTTGATGGTTTTGATCAACAAGTGCTTTCACTATATGCAAAAGGTATGACTCTATCTGACATTAGAATGCAGTTACAAGAGTTATATCATGGTGCTGATATTAGTGAAAGTGTTATTAGTCAAATTACTGATGATGTTATTGATGATGTCAAAGCATGACAAAATCGACCATTAGAAAGCGTTTATCCGATTGTTTATTTTGATTGTATAGTAGTTAAAGTTCGACAAGATAAACGGATTATTAATAAATCAGTTTATATAGCATTAGGAGTTGATTTAGAAGGTAAAAAAGATGTTTTAGGCTTATGAATTAGTGAAAATGAAGGTGCTAAATTTTGATTAGCTAATTTCACAGAAATGAAAAATCGAGGCTTAAATGATATTTTGATTGCTTGTAGTGATAATTTAACAGGCATGTCAGAAGCAATACAAGCAGTTTATCCTAAAACAGAACATCAATTATGCATTGTTCATCAAATTCGAAATAGTTTAAAATATGTTTCATACAAACATCGAAAAACTCTAGTTACAGATTTAAAACCAATTTATAGTGCATGTAGTGAAGAACAAGCAATGCAAGCTTTAGAATCATTTGAAAGTAAATGAAATAAACAATATCCCCAAATTGCTAAATCTTGATATAAAAATTGAGAAAATTTGATGATTTTTATTAGTTATCCTGCAGAAATCAAAAGAGTAATTTATACAACAAATGCTATTGAATCTGTTAATAGTCAATTACGAAAAGTTATTAGAAACAAAAAAGCTTTTCCTAATGATATGTCAGTTTTTAAAATATTTTATTTAGCAATTGAAAATATAACAAAAAAATGAACATTGCCTATTCAAAATTGAAATACAGCAATTGCTCATTTTATGATAAAATTTGAAGACAGAATTAATCTGAACTAG
- the trpS gene encoding tryptophan--tRNA ligase, whose amino-acid sequence MARIISGITSTGKLTLGNYLGAINNFLKLQEEHELLIFVANLHGLTLPIKAQELRDNIKDIAAWYFAAGIIPNKSHIFIQSDVLAHSQLGYILLCNSYVGELERMTQFKDKSQKMTNQQNKTISIPTGILTYPALMAADILLYDADFVPVGVDQTQHLELTKTLATRMNNNYKTDLFKIPKIIIDKQAQKIMSLQEPEKKMSKSDTNLKNTIFLSDSKQEVTNKIKKAVTDSENIIKFDPEHKPGVSNLLTIYASITKKDIKTCEQYFSNHNYGFLKEEVIKVINDLLEPMQKKHQEFINEKSSQLAKYLEEGANFANNIATKKLNFVQDTMGINFIEKER is encoded by the coding sequence ATGGCTCGTATTATATCTGGAATAACTAGCACTGGAAAATTAACTCTTGGTAACTACTTGGGAGCAATTAATAATTTTTTAAAATTGCAAGAAGAACATGAACTCTTAATATTTGTTGCAAATTTACATGGATTAACACTACCAATAAAAGCACAAGAATTAAGAGATAATATTAAAGATATTGCCGCTTGATATTTTGCTGCTGGTATTATACCAAATAAATCTCATATTTTTATTCAATCTGATGTTTTAGCCCATAGTCAATTAGGATATATATTATTATGTAATAGTTATGTCGGTGAATTAGAACGAATGACACAATTTAAAGATAAAAGTCAAAAAATGACAAATCAACAAAATAAAACGATTAGTATTCCAACAGGTATTCTTACATATCCAGCATTAATGGCTGCTGATATTTTACTATATGACGCTGATTTTGTGCCAGTTGGTGTTGATCAAACTCAACATTTAGAATTGACAAAAACTTTAGCAACAAGAATGAATAACAATTATAAAACTGATTTATTCAAAATTCCTAAAATAATTATTGATAAACAAGCACAGAAAATTATGAGTTTACAAGAACCTGAAAAAAAAATGTCAAAATCTGATACTAATCTAAAAAATACTATTTTTTTAAGCGATAGCAAACAAGAAGTTACCAATAAAATTAAAAAAGCAGTTACTGATTCAGAAAATATTATTAAATTTGATCCAGAACATAAGCCTGGAGTTAGTAATTTATTAACTATTTATGCTAGCATTACTAAAAAAGATATCAAAACTTGTGAACAATACTTCAGCAATCACAATTATGGTTTTTTAAAAGAAGAAGTAATTAAAGTAATAAATGATTTATTAGAACCAATGCAAAAAAAACACCAAGAATTTATTAACGAAAAATCATCACAATTAGCAAAATATTTAGAAGAAGGTGCAAATTTTGCTAATAATATTGCTACTAAAAAATTAAACTTTGTTCAAGACACAATGGGTATTAATTTTATCGAGAAAGAAAGATAG
- a CDS encoding Cof-type HAD-IIB family hydrolase yields the protein MSLYNKKQKHLILVDLDGTLLKSGGREIHINTKKALIDAQKQGHIVCIVTGRPYRGSIKFYRELGLNTLLCNFNGGHIHDPKIKKFKRLVFPISETIVKHILNEDYIFQQIENAVIEYYNKAVCWKKDDFFETYFHLDTIENDTFTISKLIRDWKGSANAILIEFKENTNLDQVYRDLEKYSNSIKVNTWNRYDNNKLIFEISSKFIDKGMTARILAQYYNVDIRDVIAYGDEINDKEMLMEVGYGVAMKNGNIVIKSIANDITTKTNDEGGVGDHLAKLLNLYEESEIYI from the coding sequence ATGTCTTTATACAATAAAAAACAAAAACATTTAATCCTAGTTGATTTAGATGGTACTCTATTAAAAAGTGGTGGTCGAGAAATTCATATTAATACTAAAAAAGCACTAATTGATGCTCAAAAACAAGGGCATATTGTTTGTATTGTCACTGGTCGACCTTATCGTGGATCAATTAAATTTTATCGTGAATTAGGTCTTAATACATTACTATGCAATTTTAATGGTGGCCATATTCATGATCCAAAAATCAAAAAATTCAAACGATTAGTTTTTCCAATTTCTGAAACAATTGTTAAACATATTTTAAATGAAGACTATATTTTTCAACAAATTGAAAACGCGGTTATTGAATATTACAACAAAGCAGTATGTTGAAAAAAAGATGATTTCTTTGAAACTTATTTTCATTTAGATACTATTGAAAATGATACTTTTACAATTAGTAAATTAATTCGTGATTGAAAAGGGAGCGCTAATGCCATTTTAATTGAATTTAAAGAAAATACTAATCTTGATCAAGTATATCGTGACTTGGAAAAATATTCAAACTCAATTAAGGTAAATACTTGAAATCGCTATGATAATAATAAACTAATCTTTGAAATTTCAAGTAAATTTATTGATAAAGGAATGACAGCTCGCATTTTGGCTCAATATTATAATGTTGATATTAGAGATGTTATTGCTTATGGTGATGAAATTAATGACAAAGAAATGTTGATGGAAGTTGGCTATGGTGTAGCAATGAAAAATGGTAATATTGTTATTAAAAGTATTGCCAATGATATTACTACTAAAACTAATGATGAGGGTGGCGTTGGTGATCATTTAGCAAAATTATTAAATCTTTATGAAGAAAGTGAAATTTATATTTAA
- the rpsT gene encoding 30S ribosomal protein S20, with translation MANIASQIKRIKTNQKRNEINKSYKSKVKTALKKTEISIKNKAENAAVLVNEVCSLIDKAVVKGIYHINKAARQKSKIMTKLAKAK, from the coding sequence ATGGCTAACATTGCATCACAAATTAAAAGAATTAAAACAAACCAAAAAAGAAATGAAATTAATAAAAGTTATAAATCTAAAGTTAAAACTGCTTTAAAAAAAACTGAAATATCAATAAAAAACAAAGCAGAAAATGCTGCAGTACTTGTTAATGAAGTATGTAGTTTAATTGATAAAGCTGTTGTTAAAGGCATTTATCACATTAATAAAGCTGCTCGTCAAAAATCTAAAATTATGACTAAATTAGCAAAAGCAAAATAA
- a CDS encoding transposase-like zinc-binding domain-containing protein has translation MNKNTVKEILNNLSDKDFIEIFRENKTRIKQIEKKEKFEAVEQKFKEKGIQCPDCSSFLCTKYGSKDYKQRYKCKSCNITFHAFKNHYFYWSHLSHDQWDLLIQIATLGQSAYIISQFINTTNKTAWFNRQKFMKSTQLVKTQNQFVKLKARIEVDETFIKEIHKGNFKDPNDPRKQWIEENAKDLNCCIQMVIDENRNIYAQTTNTKKLNKKWVQENLTSKLIEENSIIVCDMQVLYDTVAKQTKSTIQQFKSKENKELNYKKLSNVSKIQSSLKEFITHYHGIGFTNIQNYLNLWKWKYQHYELTPYQKSNVLYFSL, from the coding sequence ATGAATAAAAATACAGTAAAAGAAATTTTAAATAATTTGTCTGATAAAGATTTTATTGAGATTTTTAGAGAAAATAAAACTAGAATTAAACAAATTGAGAAAAAAGAAAAATTTGAAGCAGTCGAACAAAAATTCAAAGAGAAAGGGATTCAATGTCCAGATTGTAGTTCTTTTTTGTGTACTAAATATGGTAGTAAAGATTATAAGCAAAGATATAAATGTAAAAGTTGTAATATTACTTTTCATGCTTTTAAAAATCATTATTTTTATTGAAGTCATTTATCTCATGATCAATGAGATTTATTGATACAAATAGCTACTTTAGGTCAATCTGCTTACATTATTTCTCAATTTATTAATACTACAAATAAAACTGCCTGATTTAATCGTCAAAAATTTATGAAATCAACACAATTAGTAAAAACACAAAATCAATTTGTAAAATTAAAAGCTAGAATTGAAGTTGACGAAACTTTTATCAAAGAAATTCATAAAGGAAACTTTAAAGATCCAAATGATCCAAGAAAACAATGAATTGAAGAAAATGCTAAAGATTTAAATTGTTGTATTCAAATGGTAATTGATGAAAACCGAAATATCTATGCTCAAACAACAAATACTAAAAAATTAAATAAAAAATGAGTACAAGAAAACTTAACATCGAAACTTATCGAAGAAAATTCAATTATAGTTTGTGATATGCAAGTATTATATGATACAGTAGCTAAACAAACTAAATCCACTATCCAGCAGTTTAAATCAAAAGAAAATAAAGAATTAAATTATAAAAAATTAAGTAATGTCAGTAAAATACAATCAAGTTTAAAAGAATTTATTACTCATTACCATGGCATTGGATTTACCAATATTCAAAATTACCTCAATTTATGGAAATGAAAATATCAACACTACGAATTAACCCCTTATCAAAAATCCAATGTGTTATATTTCAGTTTGTAA
- a CDS encoding IS30 family transposase, protein MYKYLTIESIIAIKEYKSYGFSIRKIAKAIDYSKSTVHRVCRLLNQNLLPLEILNKIQKNKQNAGRKLIILTLIEINTINHLLITKNYALDIIANFLKENKIKSISTKTLYNMFKTNRMGFDENNLLRKGKNKPHKQKETRGRINNCKSIHERNLIIPNIKNIEEFGHLEGDTIIGKDHKSSIITLADIWSKTTIPLATKNNKSENITKSIIKFISKLQKGTVKTITFDRGKEFSKWKLIEKNCNVKIYFADPGKPCQRGLNENNNGILRRYLPKSTDLSSYKQKDLNTIAFQINSTPRKSLSYKRPIDLIQLF, encoded by the coding sequence ATGTATAAGTATCTGACTATTGAATCAATAATAGCAATAAAAGAATATAAAAGTTATGGATTTTCGATTCGTAAAATAGCAAAAGCCATTGATTATAGTAAATCAACTGTACATAGAGTTTGTAGATTATTAAATCAAAACTTATTACCATTAGAAATATTGAATAAAATTCAAAAAAATAAACAAAATGCAGGTAGAAAATTAATAATTTTAACTTTAATAGAAATTAATACTATTAATCATTTGTTAATTACTAAAAATTATGCTCTTGATATAATTGCTAATTTTTTAAAGGAAAATAAAATAAAAAGTATTTCAACAAAAACTTTATATAACATGTTTAAAACAAATCGAATGGGTTTTGATGAAAATAACTTATTGAGAAAAGGAAAAAATAAACCTCACAAACAAAAAGAAACTAGGGGCAGAATTAATAATTGTAAGTCTATTCATGAAAGAAATTTAATCATTCCTAATATTAAAAATATAGAAGAATTTGGTCATTTAGAGGGTGATACTATCATTGGTAAAGATCATAAAAGTTCTATTATTACTTTAGCTGATATATGATCAAAAACCACAATTCCTTTAGCAACTAAAAATAATAAATCAGAAAATATTACAAAAAGTATAATAAAATTTATTTCAAAGTTACAAAAAGGAACAGTTAAAACTATTACTTTTGATCGTGGTAAAGAATTTAGTAAATGAAAATTAATCGAAAAAAATTGTAATGTTAAGATTTATTTTGCAGATCCTGGTAAACCTTGTCAAAGAGGTTTAAATGAAAATAATAATGGTATTTTAAGAAGATATTTACCAAAATCTACAGATCTATCTTCATATAAACAAAAAGATTTAAATACTATAGCATTTCAAATTAATTCTACACCCAGAAAATCACTATCTTATAAAAGACCAATAGATTTAATACAATTATTTTAA